One region of Mesobacillus boroniphilus genomic DNA includes:
- a CDS encoding COX15/CtaA family protein: protein MNRSLKWLAVLTTIGMLFVLLGGALVTKTDSGMGCGKSWPLCNGEFVPTDITPELVIELAHRLVSGSVGIMVLILSIWTWKAIGHIRETKFLAVLSFFFLVLQALIGAAAVVWGQSDFVLALHFGISLISFAAVLLLTLLIFEVDKKFQAEKLVIDKRMKFHIIGLSVYSYIVVYTGALVRHMNASLVCKDWPLCTNGGSFLPTNIYEWVQMGHRAAAGFIFIWIAYVTYIAVKHYKHERVLYWGWIISMILVSLQVIAGALIIFTRLNLYIALGHAFFISVLFGVFSYFILLVSRSKKNAARVKNPKPVDLSPATVK, encoded by the coding sequence ATGAACCGTTCCCTTAAGTGGCTTGCTGTTTTAACCACGATTGGAATGCTTTTTGTTTTGCTCGGAGGAGCGTTGGTTACTAAAACTGATTCCGGAATGGGCTGCGGCAAGTCCTGGCCCCTTTGTAATGGAGAATTCGTTCCCACGGATATAACTCCCGAATTGGTAATTGAACTTGCCCACAGGTTAGTGTCGGGCAGCGTAGGCATTATGGTACTTATCTTATCCATTTGGACATGGAAGGCTATTGGGCATATACGCGAAACGAAGTTCTTGGCTGTTTTATCTTTTTTCTTCCTTGTTCTACAGGCATTGATAGGCGCTGCCGCAGTAGTTTGGGGACAATCTGATTTTGTCCTGGCACTTCACTTCGGCATTTCACTCATCTCATTTGCCGCTGTACTTTTATTGACCTTGCTTATTTTTGAAGTGGATAAAAAATTCCAGGCTGAAAAATTAGTGATAGATAAAAGAATGAAGTTTCATATTATTGGACTTTCCGTATACAGCTATATTGTCGTTTATACTGGCGCTCTTGTGCGACATATGAATGCCAGCCTGGTTTGTAAAGACTGGCCATTATGTACAAATGGCGGCTCCTTCCTTCCTACCAACATTTACGAATGGGTTCAGATGGGACATAGGGCTGCAGCAGGTTTCATATTTATTTGGATCGCATATGTTACCTACATTGCGGTCAAGCATTACAAGCATGAAAGAGTACTATACTGGGGATGGATCATATCAATGATCCTTGTGTCACTGCAAGTCATTGCTGGTGCATTGATCATCTTCACAAGACTTAATCTGTACATTGCCCTGGGACACGCTTTCTTCATTTCTGTTCTGTTTGGTGTATTCAGCTACTTTATCCTTTTAGTTTCCAGGAGCAAGAAGAATGCCGCAAGAGTTAAAAACCCTAAACCCGTAGACCTTTCTCCGGCAACGGTAAAATAA